The Phytohabitans houttuyneae genome has a segment encoding these proteins:
- a CDS encoding GNAT family N-acetyltransferase, with protein MRCVLVDLWPLYALTVTTPRLQLRLPREEEIAALAELAGGGVHRPGERPFMSPWTVGSPADRARTVLRDHWQYLATWDVAEWRLGLGVFREGTPIGLVTLHGWDFPVIRQVSTWSWLGVAHHGQGYGTEARAGLLTLAFDHLGATAALTGAFQDNHASLGVSRKLGYEPDGISVDARDGQAVVSDRLRLTVERWRERPHPPATVGGLDACRALFGL; from the coding sequence ATGCGGTGCGTGCTCGTCGATCTTTGGCCGCTATACGCCCTCACCGTCACCACACCCCGCCTCCAGCTACGCCTGCCCCGCGAGGAGGAGATCGCCGCACTGGCCGAGCTGGCCGGCGGGGGCGTGCACCGACCCGGCGAGCGGCCGTTCATGTCGCCGTGGACCGTGGGCTCCCCCGCCGACCGGGCGCGGACCGTCCTGCGCGACCACTGGCAGTACCTCGCCACCTGGGACGTCGCGGAGTGGCGGCTGGGGCTGGGCGTCTTCCGCGAGGGGACGCCGATCGGCCTGGTCACGCTGCACGGCTGGGACTTCCCGGTGATCCGGCAGGTCTCGACCTGGTCCTGGCTCGGCGTCGCGCACCACGGGCAGGGCTACGGCACGGAGGCACGCGCCGGCCTGCTCACGCTCGCGTTCGACCACCTCGGCGCGACGGCCGCGCTGACCGGCGCGTTCCAGGACAACCACGCGTCGCTGGGCGTGTCGCGCAAGCTCGGCTACGAGCCCGACGGCATCTCCGTCGACGCCCGCGACGGCCAAGCGGTCGTCTCCGACCGCCTGCGGCTGACCGTGGAACGCTGGCGCGAACGGCCCCACCCGCCCGCGACGGTCGGCGGCCTGGACGCCTGCCGCGCCCTCTTCGGCCTGTGA
- a CDS encoding S1 family peptidase — protein MLAALQRDLGLTADEARARLAREDDASRTDARLRKDLGAAYGGAYLDAGATTLVVAVTGKAHAAKVTAAGATAKVVTRSAAQLDAVKSTLDRNAAKAPAASVPGWYVDVATNTVVVLARGDGAAARAFAGTAKSDAVRVVATAENPVPLYDVRGGDAYYMGGRCSVGFSVSGGFVTAGHCGTTGTATQGYNQVAQGTFRGSSFPGNDYAWVQVNSNWTPQPWVNNYAGGNVTVAGSTEAAVGASICRSGSTTGWRCGTVQAKNSTVNYPQGTVTGLTRTNACAEPGDSGGSWLSGQQAQGVTSGGSGNCSSGGTTYFQPVNEILSVYGLTLTTSGGGPGEPPPTGCTGYELTRTGSLSSGASVYQPDGSYYYSSASGTHRACLDGPSGVDFDVYLQKWNGSAWANVASGTTPNPDETLSYSGTAGYYRYRVHAYSGSGSYTLGFSNP, from the coding sequence ATGCTCGCCGCCCTGCAACGCGACCTCGGCCTCACCGCGGACGAGGCGCGGGCCAGGCTGGCCCGTGAGGACGACGCCAGCCGCACCGACGCGCGGCTGCGCAAGGACCTCGGCGCCGCGTACGGCGGCGCGTACCTGGACGCCGGCGCCACCACGCTGGTCGTCGCGGTCACCGGCAAGGCGCACGCCGCGAAGGTCACCGCAGCCGGCGCCACCGCGAAGGTGGTCACCCGCAGCGCGGCACAGCTCGACGCGGTCAAGTCCACCCTGGACCGCAACGCGGCCAAGGCGCCCGCCGCCTCGGTGCCCGGCTGGTACGTGGACGTCGCCACCAACACCGTCGTTGTCCTCGCCCGCGGCGACGGCGCCGCGGCCCGCGCCTTCGCCGGCACCGCCAAGTCCGACGCGGTACGGGTCGTCGCCACCGCCGAGAACCCCGTCCCCCTGTACGACGTGCGCGGCGGCGACGCGTACTACATGGGCGGGCGCTGCTCGGTCGGCTTCTCGGTGTCGGGCGGCTTCGTCACCGCCGGCCACTGCGGCACGACCGGCACCGCGACGCAGGGGTACAACCAGGTCGCGCAGGGCACCTTCCGCGGCTCGTCCTTCCCCGGCAACGACTACGCCTGGGTACAGGTCAACTCCAACTGGACGCCGCAGCCGTGGGTGAACAACTACGCGGGCGGCAACGTCACCGTCGCCGGCTCCACCGAGGCGGCCGTGGGCGCGTCGATCTGCCGCTCCGGCTCCACCACCGGGTGGCGGTGCGGCACCGTGCAGGCCAAGAACTCCACGGTGAACTACCCGCAGGGCACCGTCACCGGCCTGACCCGCACCAACGCGTGCGCCGAGCCGGGCGACTCGGGCGGCTCGTGGCTGTCCGGCCAGCAGGCGCAGGGTGTCACCTCGGGCGGCTCCGGCAACTGCAGCTCCGGCGGCACCACGTACTTCCAGCCGGTCAACGAGATCCTGTCCGTGTACGGCCTCACGCTCACCACCAGCGGAGGTGGCCCGGGTGAGCCGCCGCCGACCGGGTGCACCGGGTACGAGCTGACCCGCACCGGCTCGCTGAGCAGCGGCGCCAGCGTGTACCAGCCGGACGGCAGCTACTACTACTCGTCCGCCTCCGGCACGCACCGCGCCTGCCTCGACGGGCCGTCCGGTGTGGACTTCGACGTGTACCTGCAGAAGTGGAACGGCAGCGCCTGGGCGAACGTCGCCAGCGGCACCACGCCGAACCCCGACGAGACGCTCAGCTACAGCGGCACGGCCGGCTACTACCGGTACCGCGTGCACGCCTACAGCGGGTCGGGCAGCTACACGCTCGGCTTCAGCAACCCGTAG
- a CDS encoding LysR family transcriptional regulator, whose translation MNLELRHLKVVVAIAETGSVTKAASQLGLAQPALTAQLQRIERTLGGPLFERDRRGARPTALGELVLARARVLLPAMKGLQDEAARLAGTGDVMTRYRVGGANSPIVGGLVHRLAAAQPEAQISTYASWYADELAQMVLGGRLDYVLVGVCGDAAPSAAHGLAWRVVSVDAVFVMLPTAHPLATCDEVDLADLSEAQWVAAPGDGCFGDCFAAACARSGFTPRKVYETDIRGCIDMVESGEAVALCQATFRPVSGLVIRPLASAPLRWRLLLGWHPEALAAKFADDVLGHAVAAYEDMVGRNPLYQSWLDNNPRSAPSRSPPPDLPGI comes from the coding sequence ATGAACCTGGAGTTGCGGCACCTCAAGGTGGTCGTCGCGATCGCGGAGACAGGCAGCGTTACGAAGGCTGCCTCGCAGCTGGGGCTGGCACAACCGGCACTCACGGCACAGCTCCAGCGCATTGAACGCACCCTCGGCGGCCCGCTCTTCGAGCGCGACCGGCGTGGTGCGCGCCCGACGGCCCTCGGCGAGCTCGTGCTGGCCCGGGCCCGGGTGTTGCTGCCGGCGATGAAAGGGCTGCAGGACGAGGCGGCCCGGCTCGCCGGCACGGGGGACGTGATGACCCGCTACCGGGTCGGCGGGGCCAACAGCCCGATCGTCGGCGGCCTGGTGCACCGGCTGGCGGCGGCGCAGCCGGAGGCGCAGATCAGCACCTACGCCTCCTGGTACGCGGACGAGCTGGCCCAGATGGTGCTCGGCGGGCGGCTCGACTACGTACTCGTGGGGGTCTGCGGCGACGCCGCGCCCTCGGCGGCACACGGCCTGGCCTGGCGCGTGGTCTCGGTGGACGCGGTGTTCGTCATGCTGCCCACCGCGCACCCGCTCGCCACCTGCGACGAGGTCGACCTGGCCGACCTGTCGGAGGCCCAGTGGGTGGCCGCGCCCGGCGACGGATGCTTCGGCGACTGTTTCGCCGCGGCGTGCGCGCGCTCCGGGTTCACGCCCCGCAAGGTGTACGAGACGGACATCCGCGGGTGCATCGACATGGTCGAGTCGGGTGAGGCGGTGGCGCTGTGCCAGGCCACGTTCCGCCCGGTCAGCGGCCTCGTGATCCGACCGCTCGCCAGCGCTCCCCTGCGCTGGCGGCTGCTGCTGGGCTGGCACCCCGAGGCCCTGGCGGCCAAGTTCGCCGACGACGTGCTCGGCCACGCGGTCGCCGCGTACGAGGACATGGTCGGCCGCAACCCCCTCTACCAGAGCTGGCTCGACAACAATCCCCGTTCGGCGCCCAGCAGGTCGCCCCCACCTGACCTCCCCGGTATCTGA
- a CDS encoding cupin domain-containing protein, with protein sequence MDAVTSGDAPGGTSRPALSRCVAVEPAKFAGAYWGRAPLLSRAAELSGPDGFRDLLSPADADELLSRRGLRTPFLRVAKDGQVLPASRFTGGGGAGAEVRDQVLDERVLALYADGATLVLQGLHRIWPPLEEFARELGGQLRQPLQVNAYLTPAASQGFATHYDTHDVFVLQVAGRKRWRIHEPVLRDPLERQAWGGRADEVSAVAEGAPAIDEVLEPGDALYLPRGWLHSAQAQEGPTLHLTVGIKALTRYALVEALLELAAEDPRLRATLPYGVDLADPEQVEPELTETVEALRDWLAGAAPGPVAGRLRGHVYTQARPAPIRPLAQAEAIAALGPDDRVALRGGVRWRLAQEGDDKITLYAFDRTLTMPAGCALALRVLLAGGVSRVGDLPGLDTDEDRLVLTRRLLREAIVVPA encoded by the coding sequence ATGGACGCCGTGACATCCGGCGACGCGCCGGGCGGGACCTCCCGCCCGGCGCTGTCGCGCTGTGTGGCGGTGGAGCCGGCGAAGTTCGCGGGCGCGTACTGGGGGAGGGCGCCGCTGCTGTCCCGCGCCGCCGAGCTGTCCGGACCGGACGGGTTCCGCGACCTGCTGAGCCCCGCGGACGCGGACGAGCTGCTGAGCCGGCGCGGCCTGCGTACCCCCTTCCTGCGGGTGGCCAAGGACGGCCAGGTGCTGCCGGCGTCGCGGTTCACCGGCGGCGGCGGTGCGGGTGCCGAGGTGCGCGACCAGGTGCTGGACGAGCGGGTGCTGGCGCTCTACGCCGACGGCGCGACGCTGGTGCTGCAGGGGCTGCACCGGATCTGGCCGCCGCTGGAGGAGTTCGCCCGCGAGCTCGGCGGCCAGCTGCGGCAGCCGCTGCAGGTCAACGCGTACCTGACGCCGGCCGCGAGCCAGGGTTTCGCGACGCACTACGACACGCACGACGTGTTCGTGCTGCAGGTCGCCGGCCGCAAGCGGTGGCGCATCCACGAGCCGGTGCTGCGCGACCCCCTCGAACGCCAGGCGTGGGGCGGCCGCGCCGACGAGGTGTCCGCGGTCGCCGAGGGTGCGCCGGCGATCGACGAGGTGCTGGAGCCGGGCGACGCGCTGTACCTGCCGCGCGGGTGGCTGCACAGCGCGCAGGCCCAGGAGGGGCCGACGCTGCACCTGACGGTGGGCATCAAGGCTTTGACGAGGTACGCGCTTGTCGAGGCGCTGCTCGAGCTGGCCGCCGAGGACCCGCGGCTGCGGGCCACGCTGCCGTACGGCGTGGACCTCGCCGACCCGGAGCAGGTCGAGCCCGAGCTGACCGAGACGGTGGAGGCGCTGCGCGACTGGCTGGCCGGCGCCGCGCCGGGCCCGGTCGCCGGACGGCTGCGGGGGCACGTGTACACGCAGGCCCGCCCGGCGCCGATCCGCCCGCTCGCACAGGCGGAGGCGATCGCCGCGCTCGGGCCGGACGACCGCGTGGCACTCCGCGGAGGGGTGCGGTGGCGGCTGGCGCAGGAGGGCGACGACAAGATCACGCTGTACGCGTTCGACCGCACGTTGACGATGCCCGCCGGGTGCGCGCTCGCGCTGCGCGTGCTGCTGGCCGGCGGCGTGTCGAGGGTCGGCGACCTGCCGGGCCTGGACACCGACGAGGACCGCCTGGTCCTGACCCGCCGCCTACTCCGCGAGGCCATAGTCGTCCCCGCTTGA
- a CDS encoding LacI family DNA-binding transcriptional regulator, giving the protein MTVDEGRRITITAIAREAGVSVPTVSRVLNGRSDVAPQTRERVEELLRRHGYRRRAARPRVSASLIDLVFNDLDSPWAVEIIRGVEDVAHAAGVGTVVSAIHRRTASTRQWLQNLRTRATDGVVLVASDLAPPVHAELRRLNVPMVLVDPAGVPTLDIPTIGATNWTGGLRATEHLLSLGHERIGFIAGNPQMLCSRARLDGYRAALEAAGVPMHDELIQPGDFYHESGLEGTKALLSLDNPPTAIFASSDQMAFGAYEAVRQRGLRVPDDVSVVGFDDLPEARWSSPPLTTIRQPLAEMGLLAARTVLRLAQGEAVETPRVELATDLVVRDSTKAR; this is encoded by the coding sequence GTGACGGTCGACGAGGGGCGCAGGATCACCATCACGGCGATCGCGCGCGAAGCCGGCGTGTCGGTGCCGACCGTCTCGCGCGTGCTCAACGGGCGGTCAGACGTGGCACCGCAGACCCGGGAGCGGGTGGAGGAGCTGCTGCGGCGGCACGGGTACCGGCGACGGGCGGCCCGCCCGAGGGTCAGTGCGAGCCTGATCGACCTGGTCTTCAACGACCTGGACAGCCCGTGGGCGGTGGAAATCATCCGAGGTGTGGAGGACGTGGCGCACGCCGCCGGCGTCGGCACCGTGGTCTCCGCCATCCACCGGCGCACCGCGTCCACCCGGCAGTGGCTGCAGAACCTGCGTACGCGCGCGACGGACGGCGTGGTGCTGGTCGCCAGCGACCTCGCCCCGCCGGTGCACGCCGAGCTGCGCCGGCTCAACGTGCCGATGGTGCTCGTCGACCCGGCCGGCGTGCCCACACTGGACATCCCCACGATCGGCGCCACCAACTGGACCGGCGGCCTGCGCGCCACCGAGCACCTGCTCTCGCTCGGGCACGAGCGGATCGGCTTCATCGCCGGCAACCCGCAGATGCTGTGCAGCCGGGCCCGCCTCGACGGGTACCGGGCGGCGCTGGAGGCGGCCGGCGTGCCGATGCACGACGAGCTCATCCAGCCCGGCGACTTCTACCACGAGTCCGGCCTGGAGGGCACCAAGGCGCTGCTCTCGCTCGACAACCCGCCGACCGCCATCTTCGCCTCCAGCGACCAGATGGCGTTCGGGGCCTACGAGGCGGTGCGGCAGCGGGGCCTGCGGGTGCCCGACGACGTGAGCGTGGTGGGCTTCGACGACCTGCCCGAGGCGCGCTGGTCCTCGCCGCCGCTGACCACGATCCGGCAGCCGCTGGCCGAGATGGGACTGCTCGCCGCGCGCACCGTGCTCCGGCTGGCCCAGGGCGAGGCGGTGGAGACCCCGCGGGTCGAGCTGGCGACCGACCTGGTGGTCCGGGACAGCACCAAGGCCCGCTGA
- a CDS encoding FtsK/SpoIIIE domain-containing protein, whose translation MPDVRTSVVETIRTYLSRARVAARLRQEEAKADLAAAQGRLDRVRQAAAQRPARAAAERDRRLADLDERHTATLADLTRKAALAASMRAPGAAGAVWEQWHPTPAARAEPPDLLRVGEVRVPRAGTAPALVPLLDRGHVALVDNVQVGGDAVVAGLLLRALGRAAPGQIEITGYDPERLGGGLAGFAPLAPAGLLTFVGPGGLTPLLDGLVDHVRRINETVLAGDYASLAEMAAETGRRPEPWRVAVLLGGDEPSRHERAQLDRILRTGAACGVHLIVRGITVAAHRTVQVVHIDGDRAEISGCGPLPVHLDPPPPAELVTTTCRRIADRVSMGPTPAVFRDLIPELTWTEHSAAGLTAPVGLSPEGREVEVTLADYPPHALIAGPSGTGKTNLIYAWMGALAARYSPDELAFYLLDFKEGVSFARFAPGKRDPSWLPHVRLVGVNVNTDREFGLALMRFLGGELRRRADAAKEHEVTKLSELRHEDPEGHWPRIVAVIDEFQILLTGRDALAQEAATLLEDLARRGRSQGIHLILASQDVSGIEALWGRPALVAQFTLRIALPKARRILHEANLAAETLPRHHAVVNADSGAPDANRVVRIPAASDRRVWSDLQHRLWQDRPTWLGPPRLFDGDAVPRLAEAPDFGKLTPGAADPVVLLGESIDVQARSARMPLTRSPGRNLAVLGTRVDEACAVLAAAARSLARQHADGDARFSVACLDPDAAATAASLRLDLPADTGWYDTEGLAALLPSIEPDGSRPHYLIIFAADAAASRLAVKTGARTGHDHLRRLLNTGPERRTHVLGWWRGVNRLRDDLGGPGSRTDAIGAWVALDVQGSDLTGFFPQQGGPAWYPRPWRALFFDRARHRIPEVVIPYGLSR comes from the coding sequence ATGCCTGACGTCCGGACGTCGGTCGTCGAGACGATCCGCACGTACCTGTCGCGTGCCCGCGTCGCCGCCCGCCTGCGCCAGGAGGAGGCGAAAGCGGACCTCGCGGCCGCCCAGGGCCGGCTGGACCGGGTGCGGCAGGCGGCCGCGCAGCGCCCCGCCCGCGCCGCCGCCGAACGCGACCGCCGCCTCGCCGACCTGGACGAGCGGCACACCGCCACGCTCGCCGACCTCACCCGCAAGGCCGCGCTCGCCGCGTCGATGCGCGCGCCCGGCGCCGCCGGCGCGGTGTGGGAGCAGTGGCACCCCACCCCCGCGGCCCGCGCCGAGCCGCCGGACCTGTTGCGGGTCGGCGAGGTGCGCGTCCCGCGCGCCGGTACCGCGCCGGCGCTCGTGCCCCTCCTGGACCGCGGGCATGTCGCTCTCGTCGACAACGTCCAGGTCGGCGGCGACGCCGTCGTGGCCGGGCTCCTGCTGCGCGCTCTCGGCCGCGCCGCGCCCGGCCAGATCGAGATCACCGGGTACGACCCGGAGCGCCTCGGCGGAGGGCTGGCCGGCTTCGCGCCGCTGGCCCCGGCCGGGCTGCTGACGTTCGTCGGGCCGGGCGGGCTCACCCCGCTGCTGGACGGGCTCGTCGACCACGTCCGGCGGATCAACGAGACCGTGCTGGCCGGCGACTACGCCTCCCTGGCCGAGATGGCCGCCGAGACCGGCCGCCGCCCCGAGCCGTGGCGGGTCGCGGTGCTGCTCGGCGGCGACGAGCCGTCCCGCCACGAGCGGGCCCAGCTCGACCGCATCCTGCGCACCGGCGCGGCCTGCGGCGTACACCTGATCGTCCGCGGCATCACCGTCGCCGCGCACCGGACCGTGCAGGTCGTCCACATCGACGGCGACCGCGCGGAGATCTCCGGCTGCGGGCCGCTGCCCGTCCACCTCGACCCGCCGCCCCCCGCCGAGCTGGTCACCACCACCTGCCGGCGGATCGCCGACCGGGTCTCGATGGGCCCGACACCGGCAGTGTTCCGCGACCTCATCCCCGAGCTCACCTGGACCGAGCACTCGGCCGCCGGCCTCACCGCACCGGTCGGCCTCAGCCCGGAGGGGCGCGAGGTCGAGGTCACGCTCGCCGACTACCCGCCGCACGCGCTGATCGCCGGCCCGTCCGGCACCGGCAAGACCAACCTCATCTACGCGTGGATGGGCGCCCTCGCCGCCCGCTACTCCCCCGACGAGCTCGCCTTCTACCTGCTCGACTTCAAGGAGGGCGTGTCGTTCGCCCGGTTCGCGCCCGGGAAGCGGGACCCGAGCTGGCTGCCGCACGTACGGCTGGTCGGCGTCAACGTCAACACCGACCGCGAGTTCGGGCTGGCCCTGATGCGCTTCCTCGGCGGCGAGCTGCGCCGCCGGGCCGACGCGGCCAAGGAGCACGAGGTCACCAAGCTCTCCGAGCTGCGCCACGAGGACCCCGAAGGGCACTGGCCGCGGATCGTCGCGGTGATCGACGAGTTCCAGATCCTGCTCACCGGCCGCGACGCCCTCGCTCAGGAGGCGGCGACCCTGCTGGAGGACCTGGCCCGCCGCGGCCGCTCACAGGGCATCCACCTGATCCTCGCCTCGCAGGACGTCTCCGGCATCGAGGCGCTGTGGGGCCGGCCGGCGCTGGTCGCCCAGTTCACGCTCCGGATCGCGCTGCCCAAGGCCCGCCGCATCCTGCACGAGGCCAACCTCGCCGCCGAGACGCTCCCCCGCCACCACGCGGTGGTCAACGCCGACTCCGGCGCGCCGGACGCCAACCGGGTCGTACGCATCCCCGCGGCGAGCGACCGTCGCGTGTGGAGCGATTTGCAGCACCGGCTGTGGCAGGACCGCCCGACGTGGCTCGGCCCGCCCCGCCTCTTCGACGGCGACGCGGTGCCGCGCCTGGCCGAGGCGCCCGACTTCGGCAAGCTCACGCCCGGCGCGGCCGACCCGGTGGTGCTGCTCGGCGAGTCGATCGACGTGCAGGCGCGCTCCGCCCGCATGCCGCTGACCCGCTCGCCCGGCCGCAACCTGGCCGTGCTCGGCACCCGCGTCGACGAGGCGTGCGCGGTGCTCGCCGCCGCCGCCCGCTCCCTGGCCCGCCAGCACGCCGACGGCGACGCCCGGTTCTCCGTCGCCTGCCTCGACCCGGACGCGGCCGCCACCGCCGCCTCGCTGCGGCTCGACCTGCCCGCGGACACCGGCTGGTACGACACGGAAGGCCTCGCCGCCCTTCTTCCCTCGATCGAACCGGACGGCTCCCGCCCGCATTACCTGATCATCTTCGCCGCCGACGCCGCCGCGTCCCGCCTCGCCGTGAAGACCGGCGCCCGCACCGGCCACGACCACCTGCGCCGCCTGCTCAACACCGGCCCGGAGCGCCGCACCCACGTGCTCGGCTGGTGGCGCGGGGTCAACCGCCTGCGCGACGACCTCGGCGGCCCCGGCTCCCGCACCGACGCGATCGGTGCCTGGGTCGCGCTGGACGTGCAGGGCTCCGACCTGACCGGCTTCTTCCCGCAGCAGGGCGGCCCCGCCTGGTACCCCCGGCCGTGGCGCGCCCTCTTCTTCGACCGCGCCCGCCACCGCATCCCGGAGGTCGTCATCCCGTACGGACTGAGCCGATGA
- a CDS encoding glycoside hydrolase family 43 protein, whose translation MPVFRSQDLVHWEQIGNALDRTTQLDLPPSTPSSGGVYAPTLRYHDGRFHLITSVVPHAGTMVVTSTDPAGPWSDPVWLPDVGIDPDLAWAADGTAWCTFAGIRQVRVDLTTGAALGTPRRIWSGTPGAQWPEAPHLYEVDGTWYLMIAEGGTDAGHGISVARGPAPDGPFEPCPDNPILSHRSTDHPVQNTGHGDLVQAADGSWWLVFLGTRPRGGPPGWHVLGRETFLAPVTWVDGWPVVGEVRTTMTGGLPPQPVPVPPARDDFDGADLRPCWISVRARPAHAWSLKDRPGWLTLHAQDGSLDDPSVSFIGRRQQHHACRVRALVDAAEGRGGLAVRLDEQHHYEVEAGGGEIGVRARVGALEHWRAARPVPDGPVVLRVETQPSGPSPDHPRQEPDVVRLGYETPTGRFVVLDELDGRYLSTQVAGGFTGRVIGMYATAGTVRFDWLAYEPDGDDL comes from the coding sequence GTGCCGGTCTTCCGCAGCCAGGACCTCGTCCACTGGGAACAGATCGGCAACGCGCTGGACCGCACCACCCAGCTCGACCTGCCGCCGAGCACACCCTCCTCCGGCGGCGTGTACGCACCCACGCTCCGGTACCACGACGGCCGGTTCCACCTGATCACCTCGGTCGTGCCGCACGCCGGCACGATGGTCGTGACCAGCACCGACCCGGCCGGCCCGTGGTCCGACCCGGTGTGGTTGCCGGACGTCGGGATCGACCCGGACCTGGCCTGGGCCGCGGACGGCACCGCCTGGTGCACGTTCGCCGGCATCCGGCAGGTCCGGGTCGACCTCACCACCGGCGCCGCGCTCGGCACGCCCCGCCGGATCTGGTCGGGCACGCCGGGCGCGCAGTGGCCCGAGGCGCCACACCTCTACGAGGTCGACGGCACCTGGTACCTGATGATCGCCGAAGGCGGCACGGACGCCGGCCACGGCATCTCGGTGGCCCGCGGCCCGGCGCCGGACGGGCCGTTCGAGCCGTGCCCGGACAACCCGATCCTCAGCCACCGCAGCACCGACCACCCTGTGCAGAACACCGGGCACGGCGACCTGGTACAGGCCGCGGACGGCTCGTGGTGGCTCGTCTTCCTCGGCACCCGCCCGCGCGGCGGCCCGCCCGGCTGGCACGTGCTCGGCCGGGAGACCTTCCTCGCCCCGGTCACCTGGGTCGACGGCTGGCCGGTCGTCGGCGAGGTGCGCACCACCATGACCGGCGGCCTCCCGCCGCAGCCGGTGCCGGTACCGCCGGCCCGCGACGACTTCGACGGCGCCGACCTGCGCCCGTGCTGGATCTCCGTGCGCGCCCGCCCGGCGCACGCCTGGTCGCTCAAGGACCGCCCCGGCTGGCTCACGCTGCACGCGCAGGACGGCTCGCTGGACGACCCGTCGGTGTCGTTCATCGGCCGCCGGCAGCAGCACCACGCCTGCCGGGTCCGCGCGCTCGTCGACGCCGCCGAGGGTCGCGGCGGCCTGGCGGTACGCCTGGACGAGCAGCACCACTACGAGGTCGAGGCCGGCGGCGGCGAGATCGGCGTACGCGCCCGGGTGGGCGCGCTCGAACACTGGCGCGCCGCCCGCCCCGTCCCGGACGGCCCGGTCGTGCTGCGCGTCGAGACCCAGCCGTCCGGCCCCAGCCCCGACCACCCGCGGCAGGAGCCGGACGTAGTGCGCCTCGGCTACGAGACACCGACCGGCCGGTTCGTGGTCCTCGACGAGCTCGACGGCCGCTACCTGTCCACCCAGGTGGCGGGCGGCTTCACCGGCCGCGTGATCGGCATGTACGCGACGGCGGGCACGGTCCGCTTCGACTGGCTCGCCTACGAGCCGGACGGCGACGACCTCTAG
- a CDS encoding BatC protein encodes MRLDENDITGGNGGGEGPADGGANPLGHDGGADGGAGEGPADGGANPSGQDGGADGGAGEGPADGGANPAGQDGGADGSATEY; translated from the coding sequence ATGCGACTCGACGAGAACGACATCACCGGCGGCAACGGCGGCGGCGAGGGTCCCGCGGACGGCGGCGCGAACCCGCTGGGCCACGACGGCGGTGCCGACGGCGGTGCGGGCGAGGGTCCCGCGGACGGCGGCGCGAACCCGTCGGGCCAGGACGGTGGCGCGGACGGCGGTGCGGGCGAGGGCCCGGCGGACGGCGGGGCCAACCCGGCCGGCCAGGACGGCGGTGCCGACGGCAGCGCCACCGAATACTGA
- a CDS encoding hemerythrin domain-containing protein: MTLGLPPLPPTPGTTAGRPATDVLADEHRQLAALCAALGEPDLPPRRRRDLADVLTATASRHLSAEAQYLYPAVRAAVPGGDALADREVAATRELLAALRDGEGGEERLRRHAYATADLLDRLAAVASEEDLVRLGNRIETAEEAAPTRPHPGAPAATPWNKLTEPAIGLVDRLRDAVTGRPTRQETLARRYTSRLF; this comes from the coding sequence GTGACGCTCGGCCTTCCACCACTGCCCCCGACGCCGGGTACGACCGCCGGCCGGCCCGCCACCGACGTGCTCGCCGACGAGCACCGCCAGCTCGCCGCGCTCTGCGCCGCGCTGGGCGAGCCGGACCTGCCGCCCCGCCGCCGGCGCGACCTCGCCGACGTGCTCACCGCGACCGCCAGCCGGCACCTGTCCGCCGAGGCGCAGTACCTCTACCCGGCGGTGCGCGCCGCGGTGCCCGGCGGTGACGCCCTCGCCGACCGGGAGGTCGCCGCGACGCGGGAGCTGCTCGCGGCGCTGCGCGACGGGGAGGGTGGCGAGGAGCGGCTGCGCCGCCACGCCTACGCCACCGCGGACCTGCTCGACCGGCTCGCGGCCGTGGCGTCCGAAGAGGACCTCGTGCGGCTCGGCAACCGGATCGAGACCGCCGAGGAGGCCGCCCCCACGCGGCCGCATCCGGGCGCGCCGGCCGCCACGCCGTGGAACAAGCTCACCGAACCCGCGATCGGGCTCGTGGACCGGCTGCGGGACGCGGTGACGGGCCGCCCGACAAGGCAGGAAACGCTTGCCCGCCGGTACACCAGTCGGCTTTTTTGA